From Phaeocystidibacter marisrubri, the proteins below share one genomic window:
- a CDS encoding LytR/AlgR family response regulator transcription factor: protein MKCILVDDEPHARALLKNLISSSKYELEIVGEASDVDTAIEILLFEKPDILFLDIRIKKRLGFEVLDRFPNPEFKIVFTTAYDEYALDAFEYAAVHYMLKPYDQQTLDNAIQRCISASGGTFSTQKLTEHLNGNGVSHMLSIPNRSGTVRYPTKDILYLIGSGSYTEIYLTKGRTVLASKSIGHFGELIQDYAFMRCHKKYIINTAHVVNYEKGMQASVTMTDGRALEVSRTHKSEAAKRLL, encoded by the coding sequence ATGAAATGCATTTTGGTTGATGACGAACCTCACGCAAGAGCCCTACTGAAAAACTTGATTTCTTCTTCAAAGTACGAATTGGAGATAGTGGGAGAGGCTTCCGATGTTGACACTGCCATAGAGATTCTCCTGTTCGAAAAACCGGATATCCTGTTTTTGGACATCCGAATAAAGAAACGACTGGGCTTTGAAGTACTAGACCGATTTCCCAATCCTGAATTCAAGATCGTTTTCACTACGGCATACGATGAATACGCCTTAGACGCCTTTGAATATGCCGCTGTGCATTACATGTTAAAACCGTACGACCAGCAGACACTAGACAACGCGATTCAACGATGTATTTCTGCTTCTGGTGGCACTTTTTCCACGCAAAAACTTACCGAACATCTAAACGGAAATGGAGTCTCTCATATGTTGAGTATTCCGAACCGGTCAGGCACCGTTCGGTATCCCACCAAAGACATCCTCTATCTCATTGGCTCAGGATCATACACCGAAATTTACCTTACCAAAGGCAGAACGGTTCTGGCCTCCAAGTCCATAGGACATTTTGGCGAACTCATTCAAGATTACGCATTCATGCGATGCCACAAGAAGTACATCATCAATACCGCTCATGTAGTGAATTACGAAAAAGGCATGCAAGCGAGCGTGACCATGACCGATGGAAGAGCCCTAGAAGTTTCAAGAACGCATAAGTCGGAGGCGGCAAAACGACTTCTTTAA